AACATCTCTTAAAAATGCTTAGTAGCACAAATGGTTGTTTAAAAGATGTTTTCACAGATTAGATGCTTTTGGTTTTTAAGCTGGAAACAGACTTCAAGATTATTAAAATCATAAAAGGACAAGAAACTACTCACATGATAGCAGGTTTCACAATCTGGAAACAAGATTATCTGCATACGTAGAGACTACTGTCATCGCAATATTCACAACATTATGGTAGACAATGAGTTGGGCATCCCTACAATATTCTGCTAcatcaatattaatattttgCTTTGCTCATTTACGCTGCAATTTAATGCAGggaatatataaacataaagAGGAAGAATCATTTAGGGTCAGTTCATTGGATGAGCCTGGGCCACATGGAGTGTATGCTCTATTGAGAGAAGCAAAGTAAAGCAAGTCTGAGTCCAGCAAACTTCAGCTTGGCTAAGTGCTGACTTCCAAAAGTGCAGTGATACACCTGGGGTTGCAAATCAGTGTGGAATAAGAATATTCAACAAAATTTTGTTCAGCTTCCATAAAATATAATTACTGGTTGGATTATAGGATTGGAGTAAGTAGCAAGACATTACTTTCAATATGCACCAAAAGAACCAAAAAGTTTAGCAATAATTCTCAGTTTTTACTACTATAACTTACTCTCTTTACAAGGAGTCATTTTATTCCACTATAATATCAAATGCAGCACTTCATGCTACTATAACCttgatatttaaatattaactgAAACTTGATCCAGCTTGTAATTTAATCATGATGTCCAGGCCATAGGTATTACTGCTCTCGCCACATGTGTGattatgaattatgaatgaTTCATTTCATGTGCTTTTTTCCCTAAAAGTGTAGGAAATGTAACTCTTAACAAGCAAACTGATAGTGAGGTCTCATTTCATCCCAAGATGAAGGAGTTTCCTGTATGGTCCTGGTCCACCCCACAGGCCCCTGAAGTAAAAGAAACAGATGTGGTAAATGTTGTGGAATGATTACTACAAACTATCAGCATGCTCTTAATTAACTACTGCAAATACATACCTGAGCAGCCCATGCCAATAGAGATGAGGCATTACATCAGCTTTCATGTGGTACATTAACCTTCTTTCTTTGGCTTGGTTGATGGGGAACGTTTCCAGTGGTTGTCCGTTGTAGTCAAACTCTGCCAGAATGACTGTGTTGTAGCTTGTGACCAACGGACATGAAGTGTAGCCATCATACTGTAAACAAGGATTTTACTGGTGACgtatttgcacattttgcaACAGAGGTACATTGGTACGTTTTATGTGCCACTTACAATCTTATCTGGCTTCTCATTTTTCAGTACTTTGCTGATGGTTCTGTTCAAGATAGCAGTCTGTGCAgctgaaatgagaaaacaaatgcTTAGTTTTTCAATAAATGTTTGCATTCTCTTTCAAGGAATTGACACAAATATAAATCGGCAGACATGGTAGCAGcaccagaaagaaagaaagttcaacACCAGAAAGAAATCCTGTGAAATGGTACCACTAGTGTAGGAAATAATGCAAAGTTTGATGTTCTCTAGTGGAGCTAGAAAAAAGTCAGATTTTAGCATCTATCCAAGTTACCTACATAAGTGAGGGTTATGCttaaaaacaaatctatttGTACAATGTGTAGTCAGACCTCAGGAGAAggcaaaaatgtatatataatacTGATGCACATTAGAAATCACATCTCTAAGGGGCTCACTCAAGGAGTACAACAAGGGAAGGTAATGTGCTTACACAGAACCAGATGTACtgtcaaatgtttttgcttCCGTTAAAATGTAACATGCATATGGTTAGTATCTAAACATACTAAGATGTTAAACCACTGTGTTAGCTTTATGCTTCAAGTACAGAGAGACTGACAGGAATTCAGTTATTACCCTAATTAATGAGGCTAAAATCACCAACAAAAAACAGTAGTCATCGCCACATTTAGCATGACATACCTTgccatacatacagtacactgaatgaaaacatgctaAGCGTAATAAGGCTAAAGTCTTTACTGCAGTCAGATTGCAGTTGTACAGGAAGTGATAAGTATTGCTCTACAACCCCCTGACATCATCACTGAGGCCAAATCACCAGGAACCTCCCATCATTTACTCCAGTTTGGAGAGGGGAAATGGCACTGACACAGGAAATTTAAACTAGCCAAACAGATGAGGTTAAATGATCTTTGTCAACTGTAATGGCATAATCCAAACCAAACACAAAGGTAAACAGAGGTAATGGTAGAACCTGTCAGATACTACTGAGAAGCGTCTCTACATTACAGGCTTTATAAGGCGTggtgtatgtttttattatcttGTGAAATCAGGTTATTGTGCAATACACATACTGGACAAACTGCCTttcaaattacaaaaagaaCAAGCACTTAACAGTAGATAAAACTGAGTGAATAGTTTGAAGCAATAGTGTGCTTTCCAGTATTGTGCTGACGCAATGTTCAAACTAATGACACAATAATCACTTACCAACAGCAGCACCCGTTTTAGCTGTGGGGAGGTTGGTACAGTCTCCAATCCCAAACACATTTGGATACCTCTTATGTTGGAGATTGTCTTTGTTGACATCCAACCAGCCAGCCTCATCGGCCAGTGGACTGCCTTTAATTACCAAATTGGGTCCCATTGGTGGTGTGACATGAAGCATCTCATactgatgaagaaaaacagcagaagttGAAAGGCTACTCACTCTGGTCTCCATTCCTAATTTGTCATATATTTAGGTGCAAATGGATACAAAAATGTGTAGATAAACTAGGTTGTTCATACCATACAGGCACTACAGACAAAAAACTTATCACTCTCATTATTTCATGATATGAACAGGAAGGAAATTACAAAGCATAGCCTGTCCATTGTAGAGAGCACTACTATACTACAtgtaaaacacactgctgtACATAAATACAGTTACCTCGATCACTTTGGTTTCGCCTGGTTTGTCAAGATTTTCAAACACAGCCTCTTGCTTGTCTGCCCGCACTTCAATCAGGTTCTGCCTCAGGTTCACTTGAAGGTCACGGTGTTTCACAATATCCCACAATGTGTCAGCATATTTCTTGATCCCAAAGAGCACTGGTAGTGATGTGTTGTATATTACATTGGCTTTAGCCCTTTTTCCTGTCTTGggtataaacataaacatacctTTGTTAAATTCTGAAAACCATCCTTTGTAACTTCAAATGTACTAAATTATCATTACATCCCAAAGTTTGAATACCTTTCTGAGAAAGGCATCTGATAGGTACATGATCTTCTGTGGTGCTCCAGCACATTTCACAGGAGTATTTGGGAAAGTGAACACAGCGTTACCCTCTTTAAAGTTCTGCAGTGCTTTCCATGTTTTCTCCACGGTTTGGACTGAGTAGTTTGACCCAATCTTTGGATGCTCAAACCCCTCTGGCAGTCCCTTGATCTACATACAAGAAGAGGGCATGTTTCCTGGGATGTAACTGCTGTTGTAATAATATACAACTGCAAAAGTTTTCTAGATAGAGGTAGAGCTGAAAGAACAAAGCATTATTCACCCTCTCATAATGGAGTTGTAATCCAAGAGCCACGATCAAGTACTCATAGGAGATCTGtagtgagagagaaagggctACAGTAGATGCACAGCTTCAGTTTCATATACAAACTACCATTCACTGCACAAGCCAGTAGATAATCATTATTTTATAACTTCAATACACACGGTCAGATAATTGTTTCCTAAAGCAAACATACCTCGGTCCCATCATCTGTGCAAACAGTATTTTTGTCTGGGTTTATTTCCTGAACTTTAGATTTCACCCACTTCACTCCAGAGGGCATTACACTTGCAGTGGGGCGACCCGATGAGGCTACAGTTTTTGCACCAGCACCAACTAGGGTCCATATTGGCTGATAGTAATGCATCTGAAAAAGATATAAAAGAAACACCAGCTTTACATGACAGGAAATACTATTATGTACTATTAATGAATTAAAGCCACCACTTTTCATCAATTACAGTTAGTATTGTCTCGTCTGGGTcatcagtgtgaacacacaaaaGGAGGCATTGCAAATAATAATCATAAACTAGTGGATCCTTGCCTCACTGGGCTCCACAACAGCGACATTCTCAGCTCCCATCATCCTTTTCATTCGTGCACTCATTGAAATGCCCCCACTTCCTCCTCCGAGCACCAGCATTTTGTAATGCTGCTTGGCAGAGGCACGGCTGCTCGTGTGAAAATTAGTGATAGCAATGCCTGTGGAGTGGCACTGCCTCAGACGACGCAGTGCAGCCATTCTGTTTctgaacaaaaaagaacaaatcagtcTGTGGATTGAAACGGTCAACAAACCGCACTCCCCATGTTGCTGCTCCAcatatacattttgaaaaataggAAATAACCAGTTTTCCCTTTTCGCGCTATTATAGACAAACTAAGTCAGATCACTTTTTGAAGAGGCAGCCTATTAGATGTAAAAAATTTCGCATCCACTTTAACATGTAGTTACCtttctgtaataaaaacaatgagGTCATGAGTTTTATAGTGGTTTTGCCAACCACAGCTATTGTAATAAGGGACCACCCCGTATAATATGActtaacaaaaatacaacagcatATTTGCGGGagcaaattcatttttaaataagttGTTTAATGAACATTTATCACAAATGCCTTTACCTGTTTTAAGTTGAGTGAGAGATTCGGACTTTGACATGTACTTCTCAGTCTATATCCCTAGTTTAACGGAGGCTTTATAACCAACACGCAATGGCACGGGTTACTTTAATTTGTGGTGTTAACATCTGATTTTGTGAAGCCTAATGTGAGCTGAACCATTTCTGCTGCATGCTGCGTAACAAACTGACTGCGCCTCCACAAAAATCATTCCCGTACAG
Above is a window of Lates calcarifer isolate ASB-BC8 linkage group LG10, TLL_Latcal_v3, whole genome shotgun sequence DNA encoding:
- the sqor gene encoding sulfide:quinone oxidoreductase, mitochondrial, which codes for MAALRRLRQCHSTGIAITNFHTSSRASAKQHYKMLVLGGGSGGISMSARMKRMMGAENVAVVEPSEMHYYQPIWTLVGAGAKTVASSGRPTASVMPSGVKWVKSKVQEINPDKNTVCTDDGTEISYEYLIVALGLQLHYERIKGLPEGFEHPKIGSNYSVQTVEKTWKALQNFKEGNAVFTFPNTPVKCAGAPQKIMYLSDAFLRKTGKRAKANVIYNTSLPVLFGIKKYADTLWDIVKHRDLQVNLRQNLIEVRADKQEAVFENLDKPGETKVIEYEMLHVTPPMGPNLVIKGSPLADEAGWLDVNKDNLQHKRYPNVFGIGDCTNLPTAKTGAAVAAQTAILNRTISKVLKNEKPDKIYDGYTSCPLVTSYNTVILAEFDYNGQPLETFPINQAKERRLMYHMKADVMPHLYWHGLLRGLWGGPGPYRKLLHLGMK